A part of Capsicum annuum cultivar UCD-10X-F1 chromosome 6, UCD10Xv1.1, whole genome shotgun sequence genomic DNA contains:
- the LOC107876082 gene encoding putative pentatricopeptide repeat-containing protein At1g17630: protein MLQSCWSGCSRRVISLPPFSNFTHYFHCNSSPNHSYKTQNQLVDFLDYLLQHSGVNLQQLKQIHAKIVICCSSNSSFIAARLISIYAKFGLVNEAQKVFENCPTGCSSNLLLWNSILRANVSNGKCEEVLKLYRRMRECGNLADGFGLPLIIRACGMFSDWKICSMVHCHVMQMGFRDHLYVGNELMIMYAKIGHMDIARKVFDGMSVRTQISWNIVLSGFAQNFDCDAAYKTFVLMETQGFEPNSVTWTSLLSSFARCRRHEDAWKIFVLMRKKQVEATAEAIAVVISVCVGDNAIDKCKTVHGYVIKGGFENNSIVINSLMCTYGKGGGVRQAECLFSGLQFKTIVSWNSLISCYAESGLCNEAYSLFLQLQELDDPKMKPNVISWSAVIGAFAVAERHEESLEIFRSMQVNRILANDVTISSVLSVCSELSNFHLGMEIHGYSIRFLMDKNTLVGNGLVNVYMKCGSLQKGNTVFERTGEKDLISWNTMISGYGMHGLGTTALETFEQMVSTGTKPDEVTFIAVLSACSHAGLVDEGYKVFNQMKEVFGIELQMEHYACMVDLLGRAGLLQQASEMVQTMPMSPNACVWGALLNSCKMHKNTEVAEETAAQLFNLESGITGSYMLLCNLYAVNGRWKDSANVRISAKTQGLKKAPGQSWIEVKKKVYMFLAGQPMDSEMEDVHVMLNILRLHMSREGCTPQKSFALQCVEEQEQFLY, encoded by the coding sequence ATGCTTCAAAGTTGTTGGTCGGGTTGTTCAAGGCGTGTCATTTCGCTGCCTCCATTTTCAAACTTCACACATTATTTTCACTGTAACTCATCACCCAATCATTCATACAAAACCCAAAATCAGCTTGTTGATTTCTTGGACTACTTACTTCAACATAGCGGCGTTAATCTTCAACAACTGAAGCAAATTCATGCAAAGATCGTCATCTGTTGTTCATCAAATTCTTCTTTTATAGCTGCAAGACTCATATCAATTTATGCGAAATTTGGGCTTGTTAATGAAGCTCAGAAAGTATTTGAAAACTGCCCAACTGGGTGTTCCTCGAATTTGTTGTTGTGGAATTCGATCTTGAGGGCTAATGTATCAAATGGGAAATGTGAAGAAGTTTTAAAGCTTTATAGGAGAATGCGGGAATGTGGTAATTTGGCTGATGGGTTTGGTTTACCGTTGATTATTAGGGCATGTGGTATGTTCAGTGACTGGAAAATTTGCAGCATGGTGCATTGTCATGTTATGCAAATGGGCTTTAGAGATCATCTTTATGTTGGTAATGAATTGATGATTATGTATGCAAAGATTGGGCATATGGATATCGCACGtaaagtgtttgatggaatgtctgtGAGAACGCAAATATCGTGGAACATTGTACTTTCAGGTTTTGCGCAGAACTTTGACTGTGATGCTGCTTACAAGACGTTTGTGCTGATGGAAACTCAGGGGTTTGAACCGAATTCTGTGACTTGGACATCGTTGTTATCTAGTTTTGCTAGGTGTAGACGTCATGAGGATGCATGGAAGATTTTTGTTTTGATGAGAAAGAAACAAGTTGAAGCTACTGCTGAGGCAATTGCTGTAGTAATATCAGTTTGTGTTGGTGACAATGCGATTGATAAGTGTAAGACAGTACACGGATATGTTATCAAGGGGGGATTTGAGAATAATTCTATTGTGATAAACTCATTAATGTGTACGTATGGGAAAGGTGGTGGTGTTAGACAGGCTGAATGTCTGTTTTCCGGATTGCAATTTAAGACTATAGTGAGCTGGAATTCCTTAATATCTTGTTATGCAGAATCAGGTTTATGTAACGAGgcatattctttatttttgcaGTTGCAAGAGTTAGATGATCCAAAGATGAAACCTAACGTCATAAGTTGGAGTGCTGTTATAGGGGCATTTGCTGTCGCTGAGAGGCATGAGGAGTCTTTAGAAATCTTTCGAAGTATGCAAGTTAATAGAATACTGGCCAATGATGTTACAATTTCAAGTGTTTTATCAGTTTGTTCTGAGCTTTCAAACTTCCATCTTGGTATGGAAATCCATGGTTATTCAATAAGGTTTCTAATGGATAAAAACACTTTGGTAGGAAATGGGTTGGTTAATGTGTATATGAAGTGTGGTAGTCTGCAGAAAGGAAACACAGTATTCGAAAGAACAGGAGAAAAAGATTTAATATCATGGAACACAATGATTTCTGGATATGGAATGCATGGACTTGGTACTACTGCCCTAGAAACATTTGAACAGATGGTTAGCACTGGAACTAAGCCAGATGAAGTTACTTTCATTGCAGTTCTTTCTGCATGTAGTCATGCAGGCCTTGTTGATGAGGGGTATAAAGTTTTCAATCAGATGAAGGAAGTGTTTGGAATTGAACTACAAATGGAGCATTATGCTTGTATGGTAGATCTTCTTGGCCGTGCTGGGCTATTGCAGCAGGCTAGTGAAATGGTGCAAACTATGCCAATGAGTCCCAATGCCTGTGTCTGGGGAGCACTACTCAACTCTTGTAAAATGCATAAAAACACGGAAGTCGCAGAAGAAACCGCTGCTCAGCTTTTCAACCTTGAGTCTGGGATTACGGGGAGCTACATGTTGCTCTGTAATTTGTATGCTGTAAATGGAAGGTGGAAGGATTCAGCAAATGTGAGGATATCAGCGAAGACACAGGGTTTGAAAAAAGCTCCCGGACAAAGTTGGATTGAGGTGAAAAAGAAGGTTTACATGTTCTTAGCAGGACAACCTATGGACTCAGAGATGGAAGATGTTCATGTAATGCTTAACATTCTACGCCTTCATATGTCTAGGGAAGGATGCACACCTCAAAAGAGCTTTGCTTTGCAATGTGTAGAAGAACAAGAACAATTTCTGTATTAG
- the LOC107876083 gene encoding LOB domain-containing protein 22: protein MQNQMTSFSTSNNNNIAIHHHHHQTPHTFISDHNNLNHHKYTKRVHNNNDNNHKNVLLRVSGAGQACAACKYQRRKCAPDCALAPYFPHDRQRQFLNAHKLFGVSSITKIIRHLDQPLKDEAMRTIIFQSDVRANDPVGGCYRIIRDLQHHIDYCKAELDIVLHQLAYCRAQAVAAAAVSEQQQILTDHHAADQESFNDNNCDGVVNQADPLVNYNNASPYEQQPIDQYHPHYSYYNHPRDQQTEDDQQYDEIQDGQLDLADINFPWSLHEQESTSTSAPNSMMKQLSVNDQCDNIKEPILEGISGFGSFEQDQTFDQHSYSTREQTPIEGRG, encoded by the exons ATGCAGAATCAAATGACCTCCTTTAGCAcatccaataataataatattgctattcatcatcatcatcatcaaactccTCATACTTTCATTAGTGATCATAATAATCTCAATCATCACAAGTATACTAAACGTGTTCATAACAACAACGATAACAATCACAAGAACGTTCTTCTTCGTGTTAGTGGTGCTGGCCAAGCCTGTGCTGCCTGCAAATACCAACGTAGAAAGTGTGCCCCTGATTGTGCTCTTGCACCTTATTTTCCTCACGATCGCCAACGCCAGTTTCTGAACGCTCATAAATTGTTTGGTGTCAGCAGCATTACCAAGATCATTCGCCACCTTGATCAGCCGTTGAAGGACGAGGCAATGAGGACCATCATCTTCCAATCTGACGTTCGCGCTAATGATCCTGTTGGTGGTTGTTATCGTATTATCAGAGACCTGCAACACCACATTGATTATTGCAAAGCAGAGCTGGATATCGTTCTTCATCAACTCGCTTATTGCAGGGCACAGgctgttgctgctgctgctgtATCAGAACAACAACAGATATTAACAGATCATCATGCAGCTGATCAGGAATCATTCAATGATAATAATTGTGATGGTGTTGTGAATCAGGCAGACCCTTTGGTGAATTACAATAATGCATCTCCGTATGAACAACAGCCAATAGATCAATACCATCCTCATTATAGTTATTACAATCATCCTCGTGATCAGCAAACGGAAGATGATCAGCAATATGATGAAATTCAAGATGGTCAATTAGATTTAGCAGATATAAACTTCCCTTGGAGTTTGCATGAACAAGAATCCACGTCTACATCGGCTCCCAATTCTATGATGAAGCAACTATCTGTTAATGACCAATGTGACAATATCAAGGAGCCTATTCTTGAGGGGATTTCAGGTTTCGGAAGTTTTGAACAGGACCAAACATTTGATCAACACAG CTATTCAACAAGGGAACAGACTCCCATCGAAGGAAGAGGATGA